One Hevea brasiliensis isolate MT/VB/25A 57/8 chromosome 5, ASM3005281v1, whole genome shotgun sequence genomic region harbors:
- the LOC110649324 gene encoding vacuolar protein sorting-associated protein 55 homolog, protein MFSASILLQILACAIYNNWWPMLSALMYVLVPMPCLFFGGGSTQFLISRDGGGWIGAAKFLTGASSVGSIAIPIILRHAHMIETGAMLIEFTSFFIFVCTVMCFHRASLEDDW, encoded by the exons ATGTTTTCAGCTAGCATTCTACTGCAAATATTG GCTTGTGCAATATACAACAATTGGTGGCCTATGCTATCAG CTCTCATGTATGTCTTGGTGCCTATGCCTTGTTTATTCTTTGGAGGGGGGTCCACTCAGTTTCTGATCAGCCGGGATGGTGGGGG TTGGATAGGTGCTGCTAAATTCCTTACAGGGGCATCATCTGTTGGGAGCATAGCCATTCCTATTATCCTTAGGCATGCTCATATGATTGAAACAGGGGCTATGCTGATCGAGTTCACATCATTCTTCATATTTGTTTGCACGGTCATGTGTTTTCACCGTGCTAGTCTAGAAGATGATTGGTGA